CCCTATACGTTCGACGACGCCCTTTGCAAGGGAGCGGTACCTCCTGATATCGAATAACTGGTATTTCGCCGAGGAGCTTCCGCAGTTGATTACAAGGATTAACATTTAATTTATGGCCCTCAGCGCGGTTATCGCGACCGCATCTATTATATCGTCCGCGTCACACCCGCGCGAAAGGTCGCTGCATGGTCTGGTGAAGCCCAGGAGCAGCGGGCCGACCGCCCTGGCGTTCGCAAGCCGCTGGACCAGTTTATAGGAGATGTTTCCGGCGTCGAGGGTCGGGAATATGAGGACGTTGGCGCTCCCGGCGACGTCGCTCTTGGCGCACTTTATCTTTGCCACTTCCGGCACGATAGCGCTGTCGACCTGGAATTCGCCGTCTACGAGCAGGCCCGGCGCGATCTCCCTGGCCTTCTCCACCGCTTCGCGGACCTTATTCACCGCATCGCCTTCCGCGCTCCCCTTGCTCGAATAGCTGAGGAACGCCACCTTCGGCGCCGTCCCTGCTAGCCGCTTGAATAGGTCTGCGGATGATACCGCGATGCCGGCAAGCTGCCTCGCGTTCGGCGTGGGGTTCACCCCGCAATCCGAAAATATGAAGACGCCTTTATCGCCGTACGGCGAGGCCGGCACCTCCATCAAAAATGCGCCCGAGACGACCGCTATCGACCTGTCGATCGAGAGGCACCTGAGCGCGGCCCTGATGACATCCGGGGTCGTATGGTTAGCGCCTGCAACAAAACCGTCGGCCAGGCCCTTCCTCACGAGCATCGCGCCGAAGGTGAGGTAATCTTTTCTCATCGCCTCAGCCGCCTGTTCCGGCGTCATGCCTTTCGTCTTCCTCAGCTCATAATATTCGTTCGCAAAACCCGCCGTCTCCCTGAACTTCTCCGGGTCGATCAACTCCAGGTTCTTCTGGTCCTTCGCCTTTATCAGCTTCCTGACTTCATCCTTGCCCACGAGTAAAAGTTTAGCTATGCCCTTCTCCAGGATATAATTCGCTGCATCTATAGTGCGCGTGTCATCTGTTTCGGGAAGGACAATCTTCTTTAAATTTTTAGCCGCCTTAATCCTGATTTCCTCTAAAAGAGTCAAGACCTACCTGCCTTTCTTATATTTTAATTTTTCCTTTAACAGGGCGCTCGCCTTCTTCGGCAAGAAATTTTTGAGATCGGCGCCGAGGCCCGCGGCCTCTTTGATAAGTTTGCTAGAAATGTAGGAATACGACTCGTGCGGCATCATGAATATCGTCTCTATCCCCGGATCTAGTTTGCGGTTGGTAAGGGCCATCTGGAATTCATATTCGAAGTCGGAGAGCATCCTGAGGCCCCTCAGAACTACATTGGCGCCCCTCTTCCTGACGTAATCTACGGCAAGGCCGTCGAATTCATCGACGACTACATTGCGCATATCCCGGACGGCGTCCTTCAACATCGCCACTCTCTCCTCGACGCTGAAGAGGACCGACTTATGCGGTTTTCGCACGACCGCGACTATCACCCTGTCAAATATATTTGACGCGCGCTTTATAAGGTCTATGTGACCGTATGTGACCGGGTCAAACGTCCCCGGGTAGACCGCTACTTTCGCTCGGCTCATATTCTTTCTTCCGGAATACGGTTATTACGATATCGCCGTATTTACGTTCCTTGTCCAGGATCAGGCGCTTCAGGACCGCGTCAAGGGCGTCTTTTTTGAAATGTTCGGCTATTACCAGACTAATGGGCGATAATATATCATAATCATCTATATTTATCAAGCATTTTTTGGCCATCCCCTTATGATAAGGTGGGTCGAGGAAGACGATGTCATACTTCTCCTCCTCTTTACCGAGCCGCGGCAGGACGCTCAGGGCATTTGTTCTCATAACCTCGTACCTGGAGCCGTCGACACCGAGGGAGTCGAGGTTTGCCTTTATGGTCTGGACGCACCTGAAGTTGTTATCGACGAAAGTCACGTATCCGGCGCCTCTGGAAAGCGCCTCCATGCCGAAGGCACCGGTCCCGGCAAAGAGCTCAAGGACCCTCTTTCCCGAAATATCACCCAGGATATTGAATATCGCCTGCCTGACCTTGTCCTGTGTCGGCCTTATCTCGACGCCCTTAGGCATCGCTATGAGCCGGCTCCTGTATTCGCCCCCTATTATCCGCATAGAACCACCATAGACCCCCGGGGTCTAGTTTTATCCTACTTTCGCCAGTTCGAACTTCCCTTTGAACCGTTCCGCCAGGTTCGCGGCGAGCGCCCTGTGGTGCTCTTCCCTGAAACCGGGGTCGCGTGCCACGAGCGCGAACGCCTCTTTACGCGCAAGCTCCATGATATCGAAGTCCTTAATGATATTCCCGAACCGTATCTCGGGAAGGCCGTGCTGTTTCGTCCCGAAAAATTCTCCGGGGCCGCGTATGTCGAGGTCCGCTTCTGCGATCTCGAACCCGTCGAGCGTCCCCTCGACGGCCTTGAGCCGCTGGGCCGCCCGCTCCGTCTTCGGGTCCGCGAGGAGGATGCAGTACGACTCGTGCTCGCCCCTGCCGACCCTGCCGCGCAGCTGGTGGAGCTGGGCCAGCCCGAACCGCTCGGCGTTCTCCACGAGCATCACGGTCGCGTTCGGGACATCTATACCGACCTCGATGACTATCGTCGAGACGAGGAGGGCTGTCTTCCCTTTCTTGAAATCCTTCATCACCGCGTCTTTTTCTTTCGTCGACATCTTCCCGTGAAGCAGCCCCACCTTGAAATCTGTGAAGATCTCGTTCTTCAATTTGTCAAACGTTTCCTCCAGGCTCCTGGCTCCCAGCTCCAAGCTCCTGGCCGTCTTCTCGATCAGCGGGCAGACCACATACGCCTGGCGCCCCTTCGCCAGTTCCTCCTTAACAAATGAGTAGACGCTGCCCCGTTTCGCCTCTTCGACCCAGTAAGTCACTATCGGCTTACGACCCTTCGGCATCTCCCGTATCACGGATATGTCGAGGTCGCCGTATACCGTAAGGGCGAGCGTCCGCGGTATCGGGGTCGCCGTCATCACCAGGACATGCGGGTTATACCCTTTCTCCCTCAAGACGGCGCGCTGCGTGACGCCGAACTTGTGCTGTTCGTCTATGACTACGAGCCCCAGCCGTTTGAACCTGACGTCCTCCTGTATCACGGCATGCGTGCCGACGACGACATTCATCCTGCCCTCTTCTATCTCTGTATATATCCGCGACTTCGCCCCGCCCTCTATGCCGCTCACCAGGAGGACGACGTTTATCCCGAGCGGCATCAGGAGCTCGCTCAGGACGATGAAGTGCTGGCGCGCCAGTACCTCCGTCGGCGCCATTATTGCCCCCTGGAAGCCGTTCTGGACGGTCAGGACTAGCGCATGCGCGGCCACCACCGTCTTGCCGCTCCCAACATCCCCTTCGAGGAGACGGTTCATCGGTTTCGTTGACGACATGTCGCGCTCTATATCGGCGATCGCCTTATTCTGCCCTGCGGTAAGTTCGAACGGGAGAGAATCCCTGAAAGTGTCTATAAGCTCTCCGCGCACATTGTGGGCTATACCCGCCACGGCCTCCTTTATCCCCTTCTTCTTCAATGCGAGCGCCAGCTGGAGCAGGAAGAACTCCTCGAAGACGATCCTGCGGTACGCCTTGTCGAGGGCGTCGGGCGTTGTCGGAAAATGTATATTCCGTATGGCGAACTTCACGTCCACAAGGCGGCCGCGGGCGATGATATATGTCGGCAGCTTCTCGGCGAGGGCCTTCCCGTAATCGGAGAGGGCCGCGTGTGTAAGGGAACGCATATACCGCTGTGTGATCTCCGCTGTGAGCGGATATATCGGGACGATCCGGCCGACGTTTATCGAATCTTTCTCCCCCTCTTCGGCTATCTCGTACTCCGGCTGGACGATCTGCAGCTTATCGTAACGCTCGACCCTGCCGTACAGGACCACCTTCTGCCCGCGTTTGAAATGATCTTTGAGATACGGCTGGTTGAACCATATGGCGTGGATGAACCCCGTGCCGTCCGTGACGGCTATCTGGAAGAACGGCATGCCGCTCTTCGTTGTGCGCGATGAGAGGGTTATCACCTCGCCCTGCACGGTGGCCGGCGCGCCTTCCTTCAGGTCGCGTATGGCCGCTATGCTTGAGCGGTCTTCGTACTTCGCGGGCAGGTAGTAGAGCAGGTCGAGCGCCGTCTCTATGCCGAGTTTCGCCAGGTACGCGCTCTTCTTCGGCCCTACCCCCTTGAAATACCTCACCGGTGTCTTTAAATTAATATTTTTCTCTTGCATCATCTATTGAGCTATGTTAGTATACTGCCCAAACGAGAGGTATAAAAAATGTCAAAAATATGCGAGATCTGCGGCAAGAAACCGGTAGCCGGCAGGACCATCGTCCGTCGCGGCCTGGCCAAGAAGAAAGGCGGCGTCGGCCAGAAGATAACCGGAATCACGGCGCGCAGGTTTCTTCCCAACCTTAAGACGGTCAGGGCGCTCGTCAACGGCGCCTCGAAGAGGATCACCGTCTGCGTAAAGTGCCTCAAGGCCGGCAAAGTCACAAAAGCCGTTTAATTCTAACACACCGTCCCCGATATTTCAATCATATCTACGATAATCTGTGTGACCGGGCCCATTCCTCCCGTCTGTGATCATCTGTGTACTTTCTGAATAATCAACAAATCTTGACAAAAACTAAAATCGTGATATACTTTGGTTAGGAAGGAAAAAATATGAATATCGGAGAAATCATACATAAGTTACGGAAGGACAAGAAGATGACGCTCGCGGAGCTCTCCGCGGCATCGGGCGTCGCCCTCGCCACGCTGAGCCGGATGGAGAACGGCAAGATGACCGGCACCCTCGATTCACACATTAGCATAGCGAAAGCGCTCGAGATCTCCCTGCCTGACCTATATAGTAGCCTTGCCCTGAGCAAAAGAGAGGTCGAAAGGCGTACAAAAGAGACCAAGACAGATGTGCTCCGCCACACCAAG
The genomic region above belongs to Candidatus Omnitrophota bacterium and contains:
- the pta gene encoding phosphate acetyltransferase, whose product is MTLLEEIRIKAAKNLKKIVLPETDDTRTIDAANYILEKGIAKLLLVGKDEVRKLIKAKDQKNLELIDPEKFRETAGFANEYYELRKTKGMTPEQAAEAMRKDYLTFGAMLVRKGLADGFVAGANHTTPDVIRAALRCLSIDRSIAVVSGAFLMEVPASPYGDKGVFIFSDCGVNPTPNARQLAGIAVSSADLFKRLAGTAPKVAFLSYSSKGSAEGDAVNKVREAVEKAREIAPGLLVDGEFQVDSAIVPEVAKIKCAKSDVAGSANVLIFPTLDAGNISYKLVQRLANARAVGPLLLGFTRPCSDLSRGCDADDIIDAVAITALRAIN
- the coaD gene encoding pantetheine-phosphate adenylyltransferase, with product MSRAKVAVYPGTFDPVTYGHIDLIKRASNIFDRVIVAVVRKPHKSVLFSVEERVAMLKDAVRDMRNVVVDEFDGLAVDYVRKRGANVVLRGLRMLSDFEYEFQMALTNRKLDPGIETIFMMPHESYSYISSKLIKEAAGLGADLKNFLPKKASALLKEKLKYKKGR
- the rsmD gene encoding 16S rRNA (guanine(966)-N(2))-methyltransferase RsmD; the protein is MRIIGGEYRSRLIAMPKGVEIRPTQDKVRQAIFNILGDISGKRVLELFAGTGAFGMEALSRGAGYVTFVDNNFRCVQTIKANLDSLGVDGSRYEVMRTNALSVLPRLGKEEEKYDIVFLDPPYHKGMAKKCLINIDDYDILSPISLVIAEHFKKDALDAVLKRLILDKERKYGDIVITVFRKKEYEPSESSGLPGDV
- the recG gene encoding ATP-dependent DNA helicase RecG codes for the protein MMQEKNINLKTPVRYFKGVGPKKSAYLAKLGIETALDLLYYLPAKYEDRSSIAAIRDLKEGAPATVQGEVITLSSRTTKSGMPFFQIAVTDGTGFIHAIWFNQPYLKDHFKRGQKVVLYGRVERYDKLQIVQPEYEIAEEGEKDSINVGRIVPIYPLTAEITQRYMRSLTHAALSDYGKALAEKLPTYIIARGRLVDVKFAIRNIHFPTTPDALDKAYRRIVFEEFFLLQLALALKKKGIKEAVAGIAHNVRGELIDTFRDSLPFELTAGQNKAIADIERDMSSTKPMNRLLEGDVGSGKTVVAAHALVLTVQNGFQGAIMAPTEVLARQHFIVLSELLMPLGINVVLLVSGIEGGAKSRIYTEIEEGRMNVVVGTHAVIQEDVRFKRLGLVVIDEQHKFGVTQRAVLREKGYNPHVLVMTATPIPRTLALTVYGDLDISVIREMPKGRKPIVTYWVEEAKRGSVYSFVKEELAKGRQAYVVCPLIEKTARSLELGARSLEETFDKLKNEIFTDFKVGLLHGKMSTKEKDAVMKDFKKGKTALLVSTIVIEVGIDVPNATVMLVENAERFGLAQLHQLRGRVGRGEHESYCILLADPKTERAAQRLKAVEGTLDGFEIAEADLDIRGPGEFFGTKQHGLPEIRFGNIIKDFDIMELARKEAFALVARDPGFREEHHRALAANLAERFKGKFELAKVG
- the rpmB gene encoding 50S ribosomal protein L28 — its product is MSKICEICGKKPVAGRTIVRRGLAKKKGGVGQKITGITARRFLPNLKTVRALVNGASKRITVCVKCLKAGKVTKAV